The uncultured Desulfatiglans sp. DNA window CGCTTCGAGTTGTTCGATCCGTTTTCGGAGCTCGCGCTTTTCCTCCGCAAGGGCGAGGATGCTCTGGATGAGCACGGAGCGCGGCACATTCTGCAGCCCCTCTTCAGTCAAGGTGATCTTCGGGAAAAAGAGGCGTTTCAGGCATGGAGCACCTCCCGGAAACGCTTGCCAAGCGGGTAGAGGTAGACCGTCTTGACCGGTTCCATGCACCGGTTAGAGCGGTCGTAGCGTCCACGCCCCTTGGTCGGTCCTGCATAAACCCAGTTGCCTGCCCGGTAGCGGGTGCTCTGGAAACGGGTCGTATCCACGAAGGTTTCGAGCAGGGCAACGGGATGGCGGTAAAACGCCTGCCAGTCCCCCGGAAGCATCCGGATGTTGGCGCTCAGGAGCTTCGAGGCCAAGTGCTCCAGCGAAACCCAGTTCAGAATCAGGAACCGGACGTTATTGACGACCTTGTAGAGGTTCGCTTCCCTGGTACGGGGCTGCCAACCGATGAACCGGTCGCGGCACTCCACCTTCCAGGCCGCTGAGCCCCAACCGAGGCAAGCCACCAGGTGTGCATCCAGGTAGGCGAGGTACTTTCAGGTATGCACCGACGATTCGGGGGCTCCCCAGGTAATGGTACTTGTCGACCAGTTGATCCCACAGGCCTTCATCCGGGGTTCGCCGGACCATGTCGATTTTCAAAGAACCAAACTCGGAGACCGTTCCGTGAATCTCCGAGGTGTCGTAGCTGTAGCTGCGTCGAACAGCCTTACAGGGCTTCCCATGAGTCTTGTGGCCAAAGGCGGGGGGAGGTTGACGAGCTTTTTTTCTTCGAGCTTGAGCAGCAGCGCACAGCAGGCCATCCCTTTGAGTTGTTCGTTCGGGTGCCGCCAGTCCCAGTGCTCACACAGCACCCGGGAAATGGCGGTTCGACCGCGTTACCAATGCCGGGAGATGGTATCGCGGACAAACGAGAGGTCTTCCTCTCTGATCTGACAGCCGCCAATTTGATACAGGGTCTCTGCCAAGGTGCTGTTTCTTCCTGGCAAAGCACCCTAGCGAAATTTAGCCGTGGACGTCAGGGAAATATACACCCCTGTGATCAGATACGAATCCTCTACTGCACCGTCGACGTACCAGAAGAACTCGCCGATATGAAACTCGAATCGTGCAGGCTGCACTCCTGCGGGATGCGCTCGACTCTTTGCACAGGATACCCTTTCGCCTCAGCCGATTCCACCAAGGTCCCGTAAACGTCCTGGTCCATGCCGGGGATTTGGCTCAAGATGCAGAGATACCTCCGGACAGATCCCTGCCTGAGCTTCTTGTTCTTTCCCCGGTTTTTTTGGTAGGATTCTTTATTACGTTTGTCCTGCCGCTTCCATATGCACGCCTCATCCATCGTCCATCGAGGGTCTGCCTATTGCGGCGGATGCTTTGGAAGCGTGTCAGCGGACACGGGAAGCGGTCTCTTTTCTGATGCTTAGCAACCTCTTACGGGGGAAAGAAGGGAAAGGACTTGAATAGGGCTATTTTCGAAGCACTCCTGGCCGGCTTGAAAACCTTCAACCTCGGCTGGAATCTGGCGAAGTCAGCAGTGCTTTGGCCTGCGTTCAGGTCCAGAGGCTATTGCACGGAGTTTCCACCTGCAAAGCGCATCATGGTCTTGGCGCCGCACATGGATGACGAAGTGATCGGGTGCGGGGGAGCGATTCATCGTCACGCGCGGCGAGGGGGAAGGACAACCTGCGTGTTCCTGACCAACGGGGCCGCCGGCCTCAGTGGGGCGGAACGGGAAAGCGTCTATGCCACGCGCCGCAGGGAAAGCGGTCGGGCGGCGCTGATACTCGGCATCGACCGGTTGGTCTTCTGTGGACGTCCGGATGGGCGCTTGAAATCCGATCCGGACCTCGAACGCCGGATCCGAGACATCATCGACGAGGAAAGGCCGGAGATCCTATTACTCCCTTACCCCTTCGACCCGCACCCCGATCATCGCGCCGCTTTCGGGGTTCTGGCCGACGCCACCCGCGCCATGCCCGAATCTGAGATCCACCTCCTCCTTTATCAGATCCGGACACCCATCCCCTGGAGAACCATAAGTGTTGTTCTGGATATCTCCCATGAACTTTCTGCCAAACACGAAGCATTCGCCGCCTTTGCATCCCAACCGGAGAGAACCTTCAAAACCGTTTTGCATCTGGGCAGCTGCCAGCGCTTTCTGATCGGAGTCAAACCGAGAGCTGTGGAGGTCTTTGCCTCGCTCAGCCTTTCAAACGCAGGCCGCGTCGGCTATAATCTGCCGTTCCAGGGTCCGCAGGTCAGCCGGATCCTTTGCGTCGGGCGGCATGCCCTGCGCCGGGGAAGGCTTCTGCATACGCATCCGTTGAAGGAAGCAGATGGCTGGAAGAACATCGCCTGATTCCCCGCGGCAGCCTGCCGCCTGTGGAAATATGAAGAGAACGCGCATCCTCTGCTCACAAAACCCGGGCCTCACGCTGCATCTGTTCAGCCAGGGCAGATTTTTTCTTGCCAGAGGAAATCCCAAACCAACCCGTGACAAGTATTGAGGTGGGAATCTTTGGCAACGAAACCGCAAAAGGTCGACGCCGTCTACCTCTGGGTGGACGGGGAGGATGCAACCTTTCACAGGCTGCGGAACGCAGCCGTACGGAGCGGTGCGAACGAAAAATCTTTTGCAAGACGGCATTTCAGGGACAGCGGCGAATTGCGGCACTCGCTTCGCTCCCTGGAATCCCATGCTTCCTGGGTCGACAAGGTCCACATCGTTCACCAGGACGGTCTACCTTCATGGCTGGACCTCTCCAACCCGCGCATTCGAACGATTCGGCACGAAGAGATCTTCCCTGACCCTTCTGTCCTCCCCACCTTCAATTCCTGCGCCATCGAATTGAACCTCCACCGCATTCCCGGCCTATCCCGGCGATTTCTTTACTTCAACGACGATCTCTTTCTGGGGCGGGATCTACCCTTCCCAGACTACGCTGCCCCAGAACGCAGACAGCGTTTCTTCCTCGAGCCCAACCCCATTTCCCTCTGGACGTGGACAAAACCCGTTCACGACAAGGCCTACGCGTTCACGCTGAGACGTATACGCCGCTTTCTGGGAAGAAAACGCTACAACGAGTGCCTCCAGGCACTGGCCTCGACCAGACGCGGCTGGCGAGCGCTCCTGCCTCTACGCTGCCTGCTGCCGGCCCATGTCCCCCAACTCTACAACCGAGAAGTGCTTTCCGAACTCGAGACGCTCTTCTCCGATGAATACCAAAAAACAAGGGCTCACAGGTTTCGCGCTCCAGAGGATATCGTTTTCAGGATACTCTACAGCTTTTACCTCGTCGACAAAGAGGCCCTGGAACCCCGGCTCCTGGATTGGGATTCCCCGGCCTACGCCTTTGTCCGACTGGAGTCCGATCCCGCCAAAATGAAAAGGGCCTTTGACCGCATCACAGCCATCGACCCCGCTTTCATCTGCGTCAACGACGACCTGAATGACTTCCCGGAAGAGCATCCTTCCCTCTGCCTTTGGCGTGAATTCATGGAAAAACGCTATCCGGTTCCCTCGGGCTTCGAAAAAAAGACCGCTCGAAGATCCCGAGCCGTGCGTGAATCTGGGAAGGGAAAGACTGAGGTTGTTGCCTCTTCTCTTGCTGATTGAAAGGTTTGGCAATGGGTGAAAAATCCGTTGTTCTCAGGCCGTTGAAAGAGGCCGGATGCGAGGCTTGCCAAATCCTGGGCAATGAGGCGCACATACAGGTGCGCAGCCGTGACAAGGGATCCGGCTTAACGCAGGAGACGGACGTTCTTCAACGGCCTTTCAGGCATCGACACCCGGGGTTTAAAGCCTCACCCATTTCAGGTCATCGAATCGCTCGGTGCAGCGAAGAATCCTGGTGTGGTAGTTGTCCACAAATTCGTTCTTCAGTCTCATGGACACATCCCTGAAAGCCTCATTCTTGAGTAGTTTTCCTATATTTTCAGGGTCTTTCACCGTAAACTCCGCGACGATCTGGCTCGTTCCGCCGAACAAGACGTTCCACCCCCCGGTCACTTCCACGTAATCGATGGTCTGCATCACAGGCAGGTGTTCGCGGATCACGAAATCATTATAAAGCTCCCTTTTTCCCGGTCTGATGTCATAGTATTGGTTGAATTTCCAGACACCCTTCTGAATCGTGTATCTCTCCCGTTTTACATTGCCTGTTGGATACAGTACGTATCGCCTGTAGTTGATAACGAGCGATCTCAGCTCGTTGTTGAGGGCATGAAACCGGCGGTTCCCTATAATCGCCACCATTTCCTGCAGCGTTTCAGTCGAGTTTACACCGATGATCCGGGGGCCGAATCCGACCTCGACATAATACCCTCCAACAGAGACAAGGCCCAGGGACGTCATCGTCGGGATATAGGTATCCGATATGAACCGGCCGTAGTCAGTCCCTTTGCCAGGCAATACATCCCATGTCTCACAATATAGAATGGACATATCTCCACCTCCTGTGTCTCCCACTTCGTTTCCACCCGGAAGCGGTTTCCAGGGTGCAACCGA harbors:
- a CDS encoding hypothetical protein (Evidence 5 : Unknown function), whose product is MLCEHWDWRHPNEQLKGMACCALLLKLEEKKLVNLPPPLATRLMGSPVRLFDAATATTPRRFTERSPSLVL
- a CDS encoding hypothetical protein (Evidence 5 : Unknown function); translated protein: MKIDMVRRTPDEGLWDQLVDKYHYLGSPRIVGAYLKVPRLPGCTPGGLPRLGLSGLEGGVPRPVHRLAAPYQGSEPLQGRQ
- a CDS encoding hypothetical protein (Evidence 5 : Unknown function) — its product is MATKPQKVDAVYLWVDGEDATFHRLRNAAVRSGANEKSFARRHFRDSGELRHSLRSLESHASWVDKVHIVHQDGLPSWLDLSNPRIRTIRHEEIFPDPSVLPTFNSCAIELNLHRIPGLSRRFLYFNDDLFLGRDLPFPDYAAPERRQRFFLEPNPISLWTWTKPVHDKAYAFTLRRIRRFLGRKRYNECLQALASTRRGWRALLPLRCLLPAHVPQLYNREVLSELETLFSDEYQKTRAHRFRAPEDIVFRILYSFYLVDKEALEPRLLDWDSPAYAFVRLESDPAKMKRAFDRITAIDPAFICVNDDLNDFPEEHPSLCLWREFMEKRYPVPSGFEKKTARRSRAVRESGKGKTEVVASSLAD
- a CDS encoding conserved hypothetical protein (Evidence 4 : Unknown function but conserved in other organisms), whose translation is MACLGWGSAAWKVECRDRFIGWQPRTREANLYKVVNNVRFLILNWVSLEHLASKLLSANIRMLPGDWQAFYRHPVALLETFVDTTRFQSTRYRAGNWVYAGPTKGRGRYDRSNRCMEPVKTVYLYPLGKRFREVLHA
- a CDS encoding hypothetical protein (Evidence 5 : Unknown function), producing the protein MDEACIWKRQDKRNKESYQKNRGKNKKLRQGSVRRYLCILSQIPGMDQDVYGTLVESAEAKGYPVQRVERIPQECSLHDSSFISASSSGTSTVQ
- a CDS encoding hypothetical protein (Evidence 5 : Unknown function); amino-acid sequence: MNRAIFEALLAGLKTFNLGWNLAKSAVLWPAFRSRGYCTEFPPAKRIMVLAPHMDDEVIGCGGAIHRHARRGGRTTCVFLTNGAAGLSGAERESVYATRRRESGRAALILGIDRLVFCGRPDGRLKSDPDLERRIRDIIDEERPEILLLPYPFDPHPDHRAAFGVLADATRAMPESEIHLLLYQIRTPIPWRTISVVLDISHELSAKHEAFAAFASQPERTFKTVLHLGSCQRFLIGVKPRAVEVFASLSLSNAGRVGYNLPFQGPQVSRILCVGRHALRRGRLLHTHPLKEADGWKNIA
- a CDS encoding hypothetical protein (Evidence 5 : Unknown function); translation: MSILYCETWDVLPGKGTDYGRFISDTYIPTMTSLGLVSVGGYYVEVGFGPRIIGVNSTETLQEMVAIIGNRRFHALNNELRSLVINYRRYVLYPTGNVKRERYTIQKGVWKFNQYYDIRPGKRELYNDFVIREHLPVMQTIDYVEVTGGWNVLFGGTSQIVAEFTVKDPENIGKLLKNEAFRDVSMRLKNEFVDNYHTRILRCTERFDDLKWVRL
- a CDS encoding hypothetical protein (Evidence 5 : Unknown function), producing MEACQRTREAVSFLMLSNLLRGKEGKGLE